From a single Osmerus mordax isolate fOsmMor3 chromosome 6, fOsmMor3.pri, whole genome shotgun sequence genomic region:
- the mcl1b gene encoding induced myeloid leukemia cell differentiation protein Mcl-1b, which translates to MSFILTKRATASVINLLVPPQNGVVEMHYGTATGAPSKMDKQMETLTSDTPVRPKILGVQSACKSGILENHGSLQKINDDEGSLPCTPELSSSMEYGLDFTSSCPSGDKVLEHDTRELIGSVLLDYTGQSGPQRSRNQSKPFSTMKRVVEDVIEKHQLAYKGMISKLRLDDRGDDMSVITSVAKNIFSDGTTNWGRIVSLVAFGSVVCQYQKKNGRENCVELVGQEISNYLLGDQRDWLISNNSWDGFVEFFRIANTESTVRNTLMAFAGFAGIGATLALLIR; encoded by the exons ATGAGTTTTATCCTAACAAAACGAGCAACAGCCAGCGTTATTAATCTGCTCGTTCCGCCTCAAAATGGAGTCGTCGAGATGCACTATGGCACAGCTACTGGAGCCCCGTCCAAAATGGATAAGCAAATGGAAACTTTGACCAGCGACACTCCAGTACGACCCAAGATTTTAGGAGTCCAAAGCGCCTGTAAAAGCGGTATATTGGAGAATCATGGGTCACTCCAGAAAATCAATGACGATGAGGGTTCTTTGCCTTGTACTCCCGAATTGTCATCTTCTATGGAATATGGGTTAGATTTTACCAGCAGCTGCCCTTCAGGTGATAAAGTATTGGAGCATGATACCAGAGAACTAATAGGGAGTGTACTTCTGGACTACACGGGACAATCTGGGCCGCAACGTAGTCGTAACCAAAGCAAACCTTTTTCGACTATGAAACGAGTCGTGGAAGACGTAATTGAAAAACATCAACTCGCGTACAAAG GTATGATCTCCAAACTGAGGTTGGATGACAGAGGGGATGACATGAGTGTTATCACGTCAGTGGCCAAGAACATCTTCAGTGATGGGACAACCAACTGGGGTCGTATTGTCAGTCTGGTGGCTTTTGGGTCGGTGGTGTGCCAGTACCAGAAGAAAAATGGCAGAGAGAACTGTGTTGAGTTGGTGGGCCAAGAGATCTCCAATTACCTCCTTGGTGATCAACGAGACTGGCTGATCAGCAACAATTCATGG GATGGATTTGTGGAATTCTTTCGCATTGCCAATACAGAATCCACAGTGAGGAACACCCTAATGGCATTCGCTGGATTTGCTGGGATTGGGGCAACATTGGCCCTTTTGATCAGGTGA